In Populus alba chromosome 1, ASM523922v2, whole genome shotgun sequence, a single window of DNA contains:
- the LOC118027892 gene encoding protein PIN-LIKES 3 isoform X1, which produces MGFLDLFVVAMVPVLKVLLITLVGLFLALDRIDLLGSTARPYLNNLIFYVFSPALVSSQLAGTITLQSLASLWFMPVNILLTFIIGSVLAWILIKITRTPPHLQGLVIGCCSAGNLGNLLLIIVPAVCNESNSPFGDSTVCSSYGMAYASLSMAVGAIYIWTYVYIIMRIYADNSAENTENVSIADSESYTEALLPSSEKSSCHDHSELPETMSEGKKVTFMERTYWNFKKFAANTNLKKVFAPATIAAMFGFLIGTISPIRKVIIGDSAPLRVLESSASLLGQASIPCMALIMGSNLLKGLRRSEINVSVIAGIVVVRNFFLPLIGIGIVKAAHHFGLVGSDSLYQFILLLQYALPPAMAIGVMAQLFKAGESECSVIMLWCYVLAAFSLTLWSTFYMWLLG; this is translated from the exons ATGGGATTTCTTGATCTTTTTGTCGTGGCAatggttccagttctgaaaGTACTCTTGATTACTCTAGTTGGCTTGTTTCTTGCGCTTGATCGTATCGATCTCTTGGGATCGACTGCAAGACCCTATTTAAATAAT CTTATATTCTATGTGTTCAGTCCAGCGCTCGTCTCTAGCCAGCTTGCTGGAACTATTACTCTTCAAAGTTTGGCTAGCTT GTGGTTCATGCCAGTGAATATCCTTCTGACATTCATAATTGGCTCTGTACTTGCTTGGATTCTCATTAAAATCACCAGAACTCCACCACACCTCCAAGGCCTCGTCATTGGTTGTTGTTCTGCTGGAAATTTAGGGAACTTGCTTCTCATTATTGTTCCTGCAGTCTGCAACGAGTCAAATAGCCCATTCGGAGATTCAACTGTCTGCTCTTCTTATGGAATGGCTTATGCTTCTCTTTCTATGGCT GTTGGAGCTATTTATATATGGACATATGTGTATATTATCATGAGGATATATGCTGATAACAGTGCTGAAAACACTGAAAATGTATCGATAGCCGATTCTGAAAGTTACACAGAGGCCTTACTTCCTTCAAGTGAAAAGTCTAGCTGCCATGATCATTCTGAACTTCCTGAAACTATGTCTGAGGGAAAA AAGGTGACATTCATGGAGAGGACTTATTGGAATTTTAAGAAATTCGCAGCAAACACCAACCTCAAGAAGGTGTTTGCACCAGCTACAATTGCCGCG ATGTTTGGGTTTCTCATTGGGACAATCTCTCCAATCCGGAAGGTGATTATTGGTGACAGTGCTCCTCTTCGGGTGCTTGAAAGCTCTGCATCTTTGCTAGG ACAGGCATCAATTCCATGCATGGCCCTGATAATGGGATCAAACCTCCTTAAAG GTTTAAGAAGATCAGAAATAAATGTATCAGTCATTGCAGGGATAGTGGTGGTGAGGAATTTTTTCTTGCCACTTATAGGCATTGGTATTGTTAAAGCAGCACACCATTTCGGTTTGGTTGGCTCAGATTCTTTATATCAGTTCATTCTTTTGCTTCAATATGCACTTCCACCTGCAATGGCTATAG GGGTTATGGCTCAGCTTTTCAAGGCTGGTGAGAGTGAATGTTCTGTCATTATGCTGTGGTGTTACGTTTTGGCTGCATTTTCTCTTACCCTTTGGTCAACCTTTTACATGTGGCTTTTGGGGTAA
- the LOC118027892 gene encoding protein PIN-LIKES 3 isoform X2, with protein sequence MGFLDLFVVAMVPVLKVLLITLVGLFLALDRIDLLGSTARPYLNNLIFYVFSPALVSSQLAGTITLQSLASLWFMPVNILLTFIIGSVLAWILIKITRTPPHLQGLVIGCCSAGNLGNLLLIIVPAVCNESNSPFGDSTVCSSYGMAYASLSMAVGAIYIWTYVYIIMRIYADNSAENTENVSIADSESYTEALLPSSEKSSCHDHSELPETMSEGKVTFMERTYWNFKKFAANTNLKKVFAPATIAAMFGFLIGTISPIRKVIIGDSAPLRVLESSASLLGQASIPCMALIMGSNLLKGLRRSEINVSVIAGIVVVRNFFLPLIGIGIVKAAHHFGLVGSDSLYQFILLLQYALPPAMAIGVMAQLFKAGESECSVIMLWCYVLAAFSLTLWSTFYMWLLG encoded by the exons ATGGGATTTCTTGATCTTTTTGTCGTGGCAatggttccagttctgaaaGTACTCTTGATTACTCTAGTTGGCTTGTTTCTTGCGCTTGATCGTATCGATCTCTTGGGATCGACTGCAAGACCCTATTTAAATAAT CTTATATTCTATGTGTTCAGTCCAGCGCTCGTCTCTAGCCAGCTTGCTGGAACTATTACTCTTCAAAGTTTGGCTAGCTT GTGGTTCATGCCAGTGAATATCCTTCTGACATTCATAATTGGCTCTGTACTTGCTTGGATTCTCATTAAAATCACCAGAACTCCACCACACCTCCAAGGCCTCGTCATTGGTTGTTGTTCTGCTGGAAATTTAGGGAACTTGCTTCTCATTATTGTTCCTGCAGTCTGCAACGAGTCAAATAGCCCATTCGGAGATTCAACTGTCTGCTCTTCTTATGGAATGGCTTATGCTTCTCTTTCTATGGCT GTTGGAGCTATTTATATATGGACATATGTGTATATTATCATGAGGATATATGCTGATAACAGTGCTGAAAACACTGAAAATGTATCGATAGCCGATTCTGAAAGTTACACAGAGGCCTTACTTCCTTCAAGTGAAAAGTCTAGCTGCCATGATCATTCTGAACTTCCTGAAACTATGTCTGAGGGAAAA GTGACATTCATGGAGAGGACTTATTGGAATTTTAAGAAATTCGCAGCAAACACCAACCTCAAGAAGGTGTTTGCACCAGCTACAATTGCCGCG ATGTTTGGGTTTCTCATTGGGACAATCTCTCCAATCCGGAAGGTGATTATTGGTGACAGTGCTCCTCTTCGGGTGCTTGAAAGCTCTGCATCTTTGCTAGG ACAGGCATCAATTCCATGCATGGCCCTGATAATGGGATCAAACCTCCTTAAAG GTTTAAGAAGATCAGAAATAAATGTATCAGTCATTGCAGGGATAGTGGTGGTGAGGAATTTTTTCTTGCCACTTATAGGCATTGGTATTGTTAAAGCAGCACACCATTTCGGTTTGGTTGGCTCAGATTCTTTATATCAGTTCATTCTTTTGCTTCAATATGCACTTCCACCTGCAATGGCTATAG GGGTTATGGCTCAGCTTTTCAAGGCTGGTGAGAGTGAATGTTCTGTCATTATGCTGTGGTGTTACGTTTTGGCTGCATTTTCTCTTACCCTTTGGTCAACCTTTTACATGTGGCTTTTGGGGTAA